The following are from one region of the Magallana gigas chromosome 4, xbMagGiga1.1, whole genome shotgun sequence genome:
- the LOC136274295 gene encoding MAM domain-containing glycosylphosphatidylinositol anchor protein 1-like translates to MFCTVLVFLTLWVSATRCSGSCVQFELAQELSPIESIQVISNYSAVSRTELFGVCAPRCMKDIRCNAFDICNGDRECRIIRGWLPIYRDSGSGNLCERHQIDCDAGYYYDRQKERCVRHYYCDFELVTETSCFLSESHTDNADWTRRTGTTPYSYTGPSSAKFGSYYKYLQSAYYAGYTGILESIEHFEDKTYCLSLYYHMYGSYMYSLIISTQNGTDTPVNHWTMTGDQGNLWYRLPGLNLQLDHNTKVLITGEQGSYYAGDIGIDFVELWPFECPNSA, encoded by the exons ATGTTCTGTACAGTTTTGGTTTTTCTGACCCTCTGGGTCAGTGCAACACGTTGCTCTGGAAGTTGTGTCCAGTTTGAACTCGCACAGGAATTGTCGCCGATTGAGTCCATACAGGTAATATCTAACTACTCGGCCGTTTCCAGAACTGAGCTGTTCGGCGTATGTGCCCCTAGGTGTATGAAGGACATTCGGTGCAATGCTTTTGACATTTGCAATGGCGATCGCGAGTGCCGAATCATCAGAGGATGGCTTCcgatatatagggacagtggaTCTGGGAATCTGTGTGAACGCCATCAAATT GACTGTGATGCTGGTTATTATTATGACAGACAAAAAGAGAGATGCGTTCGTCATT ATTACTGTGATTTTGAATTGGTGACTGAAACATCGTGCTTTCTCTCGGAATCACATACAGACAATGCTGATTGGACACGGCGCACG GGAACAACTCCGTATTCTTATACTGGCCCGTCGTCAGCAAAGTTTGGGAGTTATTACAAGTATCTCCAGTCAGCATATTACGCGGGATACACAGGCATTCTCGAAAGCATCGAACACTTTGAGG ATAAAACATACTGCCTTTCGCTTTACTATCATATGTATGGTAGCTATATGTACAGTTTGATTATTTCCACGCAAAATGGAACTGATACCCCTGTGAACCACTGGACCATGACGGGTGACCAAGGAAACTTGTGGTACAGACTGCCGGGTCTAAACCTTCAATTAGATCATAATACAAAG GTTTTAATCACAGGAGAACAAGGGTCTTACTACGCTGGAGATATTGGCATAGATTTCGTAGAGCTTTGGCCGTTTGAGTGCCCAAACAGTGCTTGA
- the LOC136274294 gene encoding MAM domain-containing glycosylphosphatidylinositol anchor protein 1-like, whose amino-acid sequence MRFRRSLALMVSFIELINGCIQFKFSREVSFLDNSQVIGTYPGLSKQRLFGVCAPRCNNDIQCNAIDICFENLKCKLISNWTPLTPGNISEVVCKRFQMQGCADGYFFDRKDNICIAQYYCNFESDPELTCFLSESLSDEFNWTIHANSTPSLKTGPTSAVNGSYYKYIETSRGEGYPTFISGQRAILESFIKFSDITYCFTMYYHMYGSYINTLTIRTQRGNNTAIDRWKLSGNQGDAWHHLSRVNLPLDSQSKIIIEATKGANYEGDIAIDSIELMPFACP is encoded by the exons ATGCGCTTCAGAAGAAGTTTAGCCCTGATGGTCAGTTTCATTGAGTTAATCAATGGCTGCATTCAGTTTAAATTCTCACGTGAGGTGTCTTTCTTAGACAATTCTCAAGTGATTGGAACTTATCCAGGATTATCCAAGCAAAGGCTTTTTGGCGTGTGTGCTCCAAGATGTAACAATGACATTCAATGTAACGCTATTGACATCTGCTTTGAAAATTTGAAGTGTAAATTAATCAGTAATTGGACACCTCTGACGCCAGGAAACATCTCTGAAGTAGTGTGTAAACGATTCCAAATG CAAGGTTGTGcagatggatatttttttgacagAAAAGATAATATTTGCATCGCTCAAT ATTATTGCAACTTTGAGAGTGACCCAGAGTTGACATGTTTTCTTTCCGAAAGTCTTTCTGACGAATTTAACTGGACCATTCATGCG aattctaCACCATCCCTCAAGACAGGTCCTACCTCTGCTGTTAATGGATCATACTACAAATACATTGAAACATCAAGAGGAGAAGGTTATCCTACTTTCATATCTGGTCAAAGGGCAATTCTGGaaagtttcatcaaattttCA GATATAACCTACTGCTTTACGATGTACTACCACATGTACGGAAGTTACATTAACACTCTCACTATCAGAACTCAGAGAGGGAACAACACCGCCATAGACCGCTGGAAATTGTCTGGTAACCAAGGTGATGCCTGGCATCATTTGTCTAGGGTCAACCTTCCCTTGGACTCCCAATCAAAA aTCATCATTGAAGCAACAAAGGGGGCTAACTACGAGGGGGACATTGCAATCGATTCCATTGAGTTGATGCCGTTTGCATGTCCCTAG
- the LOC117682975 gene encoding MAM domain-containing glycosylphosphatidylinositol anchor protein 1-like — translation MKFLRVLPMMVGFVELIYGCIQFDFSREVSFFDNAQVIGTYPGSSREELFGVCASRCTKDIRCNAIDICSENLRCKLIRGWSPLTPGNVSEGVCQRFQMMCEDGYFYDRQNESCLQHYYCDFESNPESACFLSESSSDEFDWTILTGSTGSVGTGPTSAYHGLRYKYIETSTIVLGQRAILESSTSFQAKTYCLAMYYHMYGATINTLTIRTKNGNNAAIDRWKLSGNQGNVWHHLYGVSLPLDSQTKIIIEATKGSDFTGDTAIDYVELWPFACP, via the exons ATGAAATTTCTAAGAGTTTTGCCGATGATGGTCGGTTTCGTTGAGTTAATCTATGGCTGTATTCAGTTTGACTTCTCACGTGAGGTGTCTTTCTTTGACAATGCTCAAGTGATTGGCACATATCCAGGATCCTCCAGAGAAGAATTATTTGGCGTGTGTGCTTCAAGATGTACCAAAGACATTCGATGTAACGCTATTGACATTTGTTCTGAAAATTTGAGGTGCAAATTAATCAGAGGCTGGTCACCACTTACGCCAGGAAACGTATCTGAAGGAGTGTGTCAACGATTTCAAATG atgtgtGAAGATGGATATTTCTATGACAGACAGAACGAATCTTGTCTTCAGCACT ATTATTGCGACTTTGAGAGTAATCCAGAATCGGCCTGTTTTCTCTCCGAAAGTTCATCAGACGAATTTGATTGGACCATTCTTACG GGTTCGACAGGATCCGTAGGCACGGGTCCTACCTCAGCGTACCATGGATTGCGTTACAAATACATTGAAACATCCACAATTGTGCTGGGACAAAGAGCAATACTGGAGAGTTCAACGTCATTTCAAG CTAAAACCTACTGCCTGGCGATGTACTACCACATGTATGGGGCCACCATAAACACTCTCACCATCAGAACTAAGAACGGAAACAACGCCGCCATAGACCGCTGGAAATTGTCTGGTAACCAAGGCAACGTCTGGCACCATCTGTATGGGGTCAGCCTTCCATTGGACTCCcaaacaaaa ATTATCATCGAGGCCACTAAAGGATCCGATTTCACTGGCGATACTGCGATCGATTACGTTGAACTTTGGCCATTTGCATGCCCGTAG
- the LOC117683287 gene encoding E3 ubiquitin-protein ligase TRIM71, which translates to MEISKSLEPPDAQHYLVCGTEDCEKNCQFYCNDCHQTLCEKCRDEHQKNKKTKNHEVVPYKQRKRQLPVEKCKIHPSKDIDLLCEQCQIPICSKCTATEEHRGHVFTDLEIVFAEKCSLCQVEITKIRSYFEPTSQDLKKEIVGDVTEIKKIMKDIRTSMKAEAESVKKLVDTVTSEKMEQVDKIERSLLETLSGQNKKMHDYINYLNELIKKFYGYLSSSDIDNLTFALKSENLMIQPIPETFKPVPPVFNAGQYSKEDIAKLLGRITVPNTKPENRKIKPMETASTELKLTGKQDREKSDVKQTLCLSSSVTKVSEFKVPGVSCVYHISLGKSGRLWFSDDDGNLIQTDLQGNQLQKIQTSGHRNEGYHTVTMDGDLIYTDKHNKVINRITPDNTITEFIKTGDWTPFSLHSSHINGDLLVGMMHGECKVTRYNKTGTEIQNIQRDNKGQALYGYPRFITENINGDVCVSDTINGAVVVVDKSGQHRFSYTGQRSRFNPHGICTDVLGHILVCDSISETVHLLDQDGQFLSLLLTPQQGVDRPRGVCVDDENNLWVGQYTTDTVTVYKYLQ; encoded by the coding sequence ATGGAAATATCTAAATCCTTAGAACCACCCGACGCCCAGCATTATTTGGTGTGTGGCACTGAAGACTGTGAGAAGAACTGccagttttactgcaatgaCTGTCACCAAACATTGTGTGAAAAATGCAGAGATGAACATCAGAAGAATAAGAAAACCAAGAACCATGAAGTGGTCCCTTATAAACAACgcaaacgtcaacttcctgtggAAAAATGCAAGATCCACCCTTCAAAAGACATAGATCTTCTCTGTGAGCAATGCCAGATTCCCATTTGTTCTAAATGCACAGCCACAGAAGAACACCGCGGTCATGTGTTTACCGACCTAGAAATTGTCTTTGCTGAAAAATGTTCGCTTTGTCAAgtagaaattaccaaaattcgAAGCTATTTTGAGCCTACTTCTCAAGATTTGAAAAAGGAAATTGTTGGAGATGTCACAGAAATTAAAAAGATCATGAAAGATATAAGAACATCTATGAAGGCTGAAGCTGAGTCTGTGAAAAAGCTAGTAGACACAGTCACATCAGAAAAAATGGAACAAGTCGACAAAATAGAACGGTCATTATTAGAAACTTTAAGcggtcaaaataaaaaaatgcatgaCTACATTAACTATCTCAATGAACTGATCAAAAAATTTTATGGCTACCTATCTTCCTCGGATATTGACAATTTAACATTTGCTCTCAAATCAGAAAACCTAATGATACAACCCATACCAGAAACATTCAAACCAGTCCCACCCGTATTTAATGCTGGTCAATACAGCAAGGAAGATATTGCCAAACTGCTGGGTAGAATAACTGTTCCTAACACTAAACCagagaacagaaaaataaaacccatgGAGACTGCCTCTACAGAATTGAAACTTACAGGGAAACAAGACAGAGAGAAATCTGACGTGAAACAAACACTGTGTCTGTCTTCCTCTGTCACCAAGGTCAGTGAGTTCAAAGTACCAGGTGTTAGTtgtgtatatcatatatcactGGGAAAATCAGGCAGACTCTGGTTCAGTGATGATGATGGTAACCTTATCCAAACAGATCTACAGGGGAATCAGCTACAGAAGATACAAACCAGTGGTCATAGAAATGAAGGCTACCACACAGTCACGATGGACGGGGATCTGATCTATACAGACAAACACAACAAAGTCATCAATAGGATAACACCGGATAATACAAtcactgaattcattaaaacaggaGACTGGACACCATTCAGTTTACACTCCTCCCACATCAATGGGGACCTACTGGTGGGGATGATGCATGGAGAATGTAAAGTCACCAGGTACAACAAGACAGGGacagaaatacagaacatacagaGAGACAACAAAGGACAGGCACTGTATGGTTACCCACGCTTcatcacagaaaacatcaatggtgatGTCTGTGTATCAGACACTATCAAtggtgctgtagtggtggtGGATAAATCAGGACAACATAGATTCTCCTACACAGGTCAGAGGTCACGGTTTAATCCCCATGGAATATGTACTGATGTACTCggtcacatcctggtgtgtgatagTATCAGTGAAACAGTCCAtctcctggatcaggacggtcaGTTCTTATCTCTACTACTTACACCACAACAAGGGGTAGATCGTCCCCGTGGTGTGTGTGTGGATGATGAGAACAATCTCTGGGTGGGACAATACACCACCGACACAGTGACAGTGTACAAGTATCTACAGTGA
- the LOC117683295 gene encoding uncharacterized protein, whose protein sequence is MEMNKTVDDPQGSTEALSESLPQETLPTGTQVEPKEAQHVSTEAHSMSMEAQHVPTEAHHAPTEEGRLVSTEAQHMHTGAPHLFQELKTESLGTQDMPPKIEALGLMQTEEACEHLENDAKPKTGDLEIPGPSFTSTIRRESLMNKCSMISMMLDHDSDDDEEANNKELDQAALSRLCAESGEIILREEARALSELTIKTVLAEERITLEARRMSKMAIQSAYSAAVVTPLRSSKKPNIFRRLLACCFGCCRRRN, encoded by the exons ATGGAGATGAACAAAACCGTTGATGACCCACAGGGGTCCACAGAAGCCCTCAGCGAATCCTTGCCTCAGGAGACCCTGCCCACAGGGACCCAGGTCGAGCCCAAAGAGGCACAGCATGTGTCAACAGAGGCACATTCCATGTCCATGGAGGCTCAGCACGTGCCCACAGAGGCACACCACGCACCCACAGAAGAGGGACGGCTCGTGTCCACAGAGGCCCAGCACATGCACACAGGGGCACCTCACCTGTTCCAAGAGCTCAAAACCGAGTCCTTAGGGACACAGGACATGCCCCCGAAAATTGAGGCACTCGGATTAATGCAAACAGAAGAAGCCTGTGAACATTTAGAGAACGATGCCAAACCCAAG ACCGGTGATTTGGAGATACCGGGTCCTTCGTTTACATCGACCATACGGAGAGAATCATTG ATGAACAAATGTTCGATGATATCGATGATGTTGGACCATGACAGTGATGACGACGAGGAAGCAAACAACAAAGAACTGGACCAGGCG GCCCTGTCCAGACTTTGTGCAGAGTCGGGGGAGATAATTCTTAGAGAAGAG GCACGTGCATTGTCAGAGCTGACCATCAAAACAGTTCTGGCTGAGGAGCGAATAACATTAGAG GCCAGAAGGATGTCCAAGATGGCGATACAGTCTGCCTACTCAGCGGCCGTGGTTACTCCACTAAGGTCCTCTAAGAAG CCGAACATCTTCAGGCGACTTCTAGCTTGCTGTTTTGGGTGCTGCAGGAGGAGAAATTaa